Proteins encoded by one window of Mustelus asterias chromosome 9, sMusAst1.hap1.1, whole genome shotgun sequence:
- the kera gene encoding keratocan, with amino-acid sequence MKVAVQPVLIVLFLSSGTWCQDMSNYIERMEYFYECPKECRCPPNFSNALYCDGQKLQEMPKVPSRVLYAYMQNNFIEALSEKSFKNKTHLSWINLNKNKITSSKIDKGLFQKMENLLYLYFDDNNLEAVPAPLPSSLEHLRLARNKISSIPEGAFANLGKLMVLDLQGNNLRDFTIEANTFRGLKALMQINLAKNGLKAMPPQLPSSTLQLFLDNNAITAIPQDYFSSMPKLSSVRLNYNEISDTGIPETVFNVSSIIDLQLSHNQLTSVPPIHFSLEHLYLDHNKIKNINGAQVCPIPVNTVDLLLAKDQQPRLRYLRLDGNEIKPPIPLELLMCFRLLTGIVI; translated from the exons ATGAAAGTTGCAGTCCAGCCTGTTCTAATTGTTCTATTTCTGAGCAGTGGCACTTGGTGTCAGGACATGTCAAACTATATAGAGCGCATGGAATATTTTTATGAATGCCCGAAAGAATGCCGGTGCCCTCCTAACTTTTCTAATGCCTTGTACTGTGACGGCCAAAAGCTCCAAGAGATGCCCAAAGTACCATCAAGGGTCTTGTACGCATATATGCAAAACAATTTCATTGAAGCACTTTCAGAGAAGTCCTTCAAGAACAAAACTCATTTGAGCTGGATAAACTTAAATAAGAACAAGATCACAAGCAGCAAAATCGATAAGGGTCTTTTTCAGAAGATGGAAAATCTGCTCTACCTGTACTTTGATGATAATAATCTTGAGGCGGTGCCTGCACCCCTACCCAGTAGCCTAGAGCACCTACGCCTGGCCAGGAACAAGATTTCCAGCATTCCTGAGGGAGCCTTCGCCAATCTAGGGAAGCTGATGGTGCTTGACCTGCAGGGGAACAACCTGAGGGACTTTACCATTGAGGCGAACACGTTTCGAGGACTGAAGGCTCTGATGCAGATCAATTTGGCCAAAAATGGCCTGAAGGCAATGCCCCCACAGCTCCCCTCTTCAACCCTGCAGCTCTTCTTGGACAATAACGCCATCACGGCAATCCCACAGGACTACTTCAGCAGCATGCCCAAGCTGTCCTCTGTCAGGCTGAATTATAATGAGATCTCTGACACTGGAATTCCTGAGACCGTTTTTAACGTGTCGTCCATAATAGACTTGCAGCTGTCGCACAACCAACTCACCTCAGTCCCACCCATCCATTTTAGTCTTGAACACTTGTACCTTGACCACAACAAAATCAAAA ATATTAATGGAGCTCAGGTCTGCCCCATACCAGTCAACACAGTTGACCTGCTGCTCGCAAAGGACCAACAGCCTCGCCTCCGTTATCTACGCCTCGATGGCAATGAAATCAAACCTCCCATCCCACTGGAGCTCTTGATGTGTTTTAGGCTTCTTACTGGGATTGTGATTTAA